TCCGGCGCGCCGATCATCAGCGGTACGAAATAGTTGCCGAAGCCGCCGATCAGCGCGGGCATCACCATGAAGAACACCATGATGAGGCCGTGGCCGGTGGTCAGCACGTTGAACATGTGACGGGCATGATCCTCGGTGATGCCGAGGACCGAGGGCAAGAACTGGACGCCGGGTTCAGCGAGTTCCATCCGCATCAGGCCAGACATGCCGAAACCGATCATGCCAGCGATGAAGGCGAACCACAGATACATCACGCCGATGTCCTTGTGGTTGGTGGAATATACCCACCGACGCCAACCAGTCGGGTTTCCGTGAGCAGCCATTGCTCTATCCTTTCCTGATCACTCAGCGACCGAGTGCAGTGGTGCGCGCGTCGGCATATTCAGCCTTGGCATGCTCCACCCACTTGGCGAAATCTTCTTTGGTCATAACCTCGACCACGATCGGCATGAACGCATGGTCCTTGCCGCACAGCTCCGAGCACTGACCGTAGTAGGTGCCGGGCTTGTCAGCTTCGAACCAGGTTTCGTTCAGGCGGCCGGGAACGGCGTCAAGCTTCACACCGAAGGCCGGAACGGTCCAGGCGTGGATCACATCGGAAGCGGTCAGCTGCACTTTCACCTTGGTGTTTGCCGGCACCACAAGGCGGGTATCGGCATCCAGAAGGCGGGCATTGAGCGTGGCCGGCTTGCCGAGGAAGCCCGTGAGGGCTGCTTCGTATTCGGCACGCTCGCTGGCGTTCACGAAGGCGCTGTCCGGCACGACAACCGAGGTGAACTCGATGCCGTCATGATCCG
The Gimibacter soli DNA segment above includes these coding regions:
- the coxB gene encoding cytochrome c oxidase subunit II, producing MIVKRLFAGIVAAVAAAFGFAATALADAAEHMPVDGGHWLIPAANEQAQRIDDFHIMLMWIITVITIFVFVLMFWVMFRYRAKANPVPSKTSHNTIIEFVWTVVPILILVVIGFTSLPLLYYQDVVPETEFAVRVTGNQWNWTYSYPDHDGIEFTSVVVPDSAFVNASERAEYEAALTGFLGKPATLNARLLDADTRLVVPANTKVKVQLTASDVIHAWTVPAFGVKLDAVPGRLNETWFEADKPGTYYGQCSELCGKDHAFMPIVVEVMTKEDFAKWVEHAKAEYADARTTALGR